The following proteins are encoded in a genomic region of Rhodopirellula islandica:
- a CDS encoding HTTM domain-containing protein, producing the protein MIVESAKQVGLSWVDAWDRFWFTPRHIDTLAVLRIVTGAMLLYSHLVLAIDFSSFVGTEAWIDNETSAWLHDGTLGEATAAWSYLWLVDNATFLWLNHIVTILVTGCFLVGFLTRVTGPLAWFLQLMLVHRLLGSLFGLDQIVTYCVMYLAFAPCGAVWSVDAKLRRRLTGDGERTLSGWKAWLFPADKKTVSANVATRLLQIHLCVIYLFGGLAKARGELWWDGTAVWFAVANYEYQSIDMTVLGRFPRVFTALSHITMFWEIFYCALVWPRLTRGITLALAVAVHGGIALFLGMITFGAMMIAANGIFVSPDWIRRKRLGESAEDGHEDASLSGVMTSLGTDSNNRTRSVALPADLQHRLAELDAAEKGIQKRYAKLKRREAKNEERKQRLLAAREQIKQKLIDGNLSAGDSVLRNDDLEDA; encoded by the coding sequence GTGATCGTTGAGTCGGCAAAACAGGTCGGATTGTCTTGGGTGGATGCCTGGGATCGGTTTTGGTTCACGCCTCGGCACATTGATACGTTGGCGGTGCTGCGGATCGTCACCGGTGCGATGCTGTTGTATTCACACCTGGTGCTGGCGATCGACTTCTCTTCTTTCGTTGGAACGGAAGCTTGGATCGACAACGAGACCAGCGCGTGGCTGCATGATGGAACGCTTGGTGAAGCGACGGCGGCTTGGTCGTACTTGTGGTTGGTCGACAACGCGACGTTTCTTTGGCTGAATCATATCGTGACGATCCTGGTCACGGGATGCTTTCTGGTTGGCTTTTTGACTCGCGTGACAGGGCCGCTGGCGTGGTTCCTGCAATTGATGTTGGTGCATCGATTGCTCGGCAGCCTGTTTGGGTTGGACCAGATTGTCACTTACTGTGTGATGTACTTGGCCTTCGCTCCCTGTGGTGCGGTTTGGTCGGTCGATGCGAAGCTGCGTCGTCGTTTGACAGGCGATGGTGAGCGAACGCTTTCGGGTTGGAAAGCGTGGTTGTTCCCGGCAGACAAGAAGACGGTCTCGGCCAATGTGGCGACGCGATTGCTGCAGATTCATCTGTGCGTGATTTATCTGTTCGGTGGCCTCGCGAAGGCTCGTGGTGAACTTTGGTGGGACGGAACGGCGGTTTGGTTTGCCGTGGCAAACTACGAATACCAGTCGATTGACATGACAGTCTTGGGGCGGTTCCCGCGTGTTTTCACCGCGTTGTCGCACATCACGATGTTCTGGGAGATCTTCTACTGTGCCTTGGTTTGGCCGCGTTTGACTCGCGGGATCACGTTGGCATTGGCCGTCGCCGTTCACGGTGGGATCGCGTTGTTCCTGGGCATGATCACGTTTGGTGCGATGATGATCGCAGCCAACGGGATCTTTGTTTCGCCGGATTGGATTCGTCGCAAGCGGTTGGGCGAATCAGCGGAAGATGGCCACGAAGACGCGTCGCTATCCGGTGTGATGACGTCGCTAGGAACCGATTCCAACAATCGCACTCGTTCGGTTGCCTTGCCGGCGGATTTGCAACATCGGTTGGCGGAACTTGACGCGGCTGAAAAGGGGATCCAGAAACGTTATGCCAAGCTCAAACGCCGCGAAGCCAAGAACGAAGAACGCAAGCAGCGATTGCTGGCGGCCCGCGAACAGATCAAGCAAAAACTGATCGACGGCAATCTGTCGGCAGGCGACAGCGTGCTCCGCAACGATGATCTTGAGGATGCCTGA
- the folK gene encoding 2-amino-4-hydroxy-6-hydroxymethyldihydropteridine diphosphokinase: MPTQCLISFGSNLGDRRVVIAEAARRVAESGLVAAAGEKHAGQQDGGDAPHGSPANLRTSRLFETPPIGGPGGQSPFLNAVAAFATEASAAEVLDLLQHLEIDLGRKRLVRWGARVIDLDVVLHGRLAGPPRAAGLRGLIGGRGPAGSSKALVVPHPRYTARRFVLEPACDVAADFCDPRFGWTIEDLRDHIAADVPSMALVGGDAELRQLICQRLSSEHGITVIDPDRSDTAKGLTQWIASDPPAALRDSHDLGEQLGSTSGSPRLCLPRLLARIQHTTEKDRWPAPHQIWPVGWKWPEYRLEVDDLDWAIGELASAMDSMRCDIRPITDDGHWW, from the coding sequence ATGCCCACGCAATGCCTCATCAGCTTCGGTTCCAACCTCGGTGACCGCCGAGTGGTGATCGCCGAAGCCGCTCGCCGGGTCGCGGAATCGGGGTTGGTTGCCGCTGCTGGTGAAAAGCATGCCGGTCAGCAAGACGGTGGCGACGCCCCACACGGATCGCCCGCAAACCTGCGAACCAGCCGCTTGTTTGAGACCCCACCGATCGGTGGTCCCGGTGGTCAATCACCGTTTCTCAATGCGGTCGCCGCATTTGCCACAGAAGCCTCCGCCGCGGAGGTGTTGGATTTGTTGCAACACTTGGAAATTGATCTGGGCCGCAAACGACTCGTTCGCTGGGGCGCCCGCGTGATCGATCTCGACGTTGTTCTGCATGGCCGCTTGGCGGGGCCGCCACGAGCCGCCGGACTTCGGGGCTTGATTGGCGGTCGAGGCCCGGCGGGATCCTCGAAAGCTCTGGTGGTTCCGCATCCGCGATACACCGCTCGGCGTTTTGTTTTGGAACCCGCCTGCGACGTCGCCGCTGACTTCTGCGACCCGCGTTTCGGATGGACGATCGAAGATCTGCGCGACCACATCGCCGCCGACGTCCCCTCGATGGCTTTGGTGGGTGGCGACGCGGAACTGCGGCAACTCATCTGTCAGCGACTTTCGTCCGAGCACGGCATCACCGTGATCGATCCCGATCGCTCCGACACAGCCAAAGGCCTAACGCAGTGGATCGCCTCGGATCCTCCGGCGGCACTGCGAGATTCCCACGACCTCGGCGAACAACTTGGCTCCACATCCGGATCACCTCGTTTGTGTTTGCCACGACTCTTGGCGAGGATTCAGCACACGACTGAAAAAGATCGCTGGCCAGCGCCGCACCAGATTTGGCCGGTCGGATGGAAGTGGCCTGAGTATCGACTCGAAGTCGACGACCTGGACTGGGCCATCGGAGAATTGGCGTCCGCGATGGATTCCATGCGGTGCGACATCCGTCCGATCACTGACGATGGTCACTGGTGGTGA